Proteins encoded within one genomic window of Gallus gallus isolate bGalGal1 chromosome 1, bGalGal1.mat.broiler.GRCg7b, whole genome shotgun sequence:
- the CHRM2 gene encoding muscarinic acetylcholine receptor M2 isoform X1 yields MNNSTYINSSSENVIALESPYKTIEVVFIVLVAGSLSLVTIIGNILVMVSIKVNRHLQTVNNYFLFSLACADLIIGIFSMNLYTLYTVIGYWPLGPVVCDLWLALDYVVSNASVMNLLIISFDRYFCVTKPLTYPVKRTTKMAGMMIAAAWVLSFILWAPAILFWQFIVGGRTVPDKDCYIQFFSNPAVTFGTAIAAFYLPVIIMTVLYWQISRASKSRIKKGKKEAAQNQDPVSPSLVQGKIVKPNNNNIPTSSDGLEHNKVQNGKTTGESVMENCVQGEEKDSSNDSTSVSVVPSNTKEDEAAKDASQISASQDHLKVENSKLTCIRIVTKSQKGDCCAPTNTTVEIVGTNGDEKQNSVARKIVKMTKQPAKKKPPPSREKKVTRTILAILLAFIITWTPYNVMVLINSFCASCIPGTVWTIGYWLCYINSTINPACYALCNATFKKTFKHLLMCHYKNIGATRFHSPSER; encoded by the exons atgaatAACTCAACGTACATAAACTCTTCCTCTGAAAATGTAATAGCTCTGGAGAGCCCCTATAAAACTATTGAGGTGGTCTTCATCGTCTTGGTGGCAGGGTCTCTCAGCTTAGTTACCATAATTGGGAACATCCTGGTCATGGTGTCAATCAAAGTCAACAGGCACCTGCAGACTGTCAACAACTATTTCCTGTTCAGCTTGGCCTGTGCTGATTTGATCATAGGCATCTTTTCCATGAACCTATATACCCTCTACACTGTGATAGGCTACTGGCCCTTGGGGCCTGTGGTATGTGACCTCTGGCTGGCGCTTGATTATGTGGTCAGCAACGCCTCTGTGATGAACCTCCTTATCATCAGCTTTGACAGATACTTTTGTGTCACCAAGCCTCTGACATACCCTGTAAAGCGGACCACTAAGATGGCAGGCATGATGATTGCAGCTGCATGGGTTCTCTCCTTCATCCTGTGGGCCCCTGCAATTCTCTTCTGGCAGTTCATTGTAGGCGGAAGGACTGTTCCCGACAAGGATTGCTACATCCAGTTTTTTTCCAATCCTGCTGTCACTTTTGGCACTGCCATTGCAGCTTTCTATTTACCTGTTATAATCATGACTGTTCTTTACTGGCAAATCTCTCGAGCCAGCAAGAGTCGgataaagaaagggaaaaaggaagctGCCCAAAACCAGGATCCAGTTTCCCCCAGCCTTGTCCAAGGTAAAATAGtgaaaccaaacaacaacaacatccCAACTAGTTCAGATGGGCTGGAACATAACAAAGTTCAGAATGGAAAAACCACTGGAGAGAGTGTGATGGAAAACTGTGTGCAAGGGGAGGAGAAGGACAGCTCCAATGACTCCACCTCAGTGAGTGTGGTTCCTTCCAATACAAAAGAGGATGAAGCTGCCAAAGATGCCAGCCAGATTTCTGCCTCTCAAGACCATCTCAAAGTAGAGAACTCCAAGCTGACATGCATCAGGATAGTTACCAAGTCCCAGAAGGGTGACTGCTGTGCTCCCACCAACACTACAGTGGAGATTGTAGGCACCAATGGGGATGAGAAGCAGAACAGTGTAGCCCGGAAAATAGTCAAGATGACGAAGCAGCCAGCCAAAAAGAAACCACCACCTTCTAGAGAGAAAAAAGTGACAAGGACCATTCTAGCCATCCTCCTAGCCTTCATCATCACCTGGACCCCATACAATGTTATGGTGCTCATCAACAGCTTCTGTGCATCCTGCATCCCTGGTACTGTATGGACCATAGGTTATTGGCTCTGTTACATCAACAGCACCATCAACCCTGCTTGTTATGCGCTCTGCAATGCCACATTCAAGAAGACCTTTAAGCACCTTCTTATGTGCCATTACAAGAATATTGGAGCAacaag GTTTCATTCTCCTTCTGAAAGATAG
- the CHRM2 gene encoding muscarinic acetylcholine receptor M2 isoform X2 yields MNNSTYINSSSENVIALESPYKTIEVVFIVLVAGSLSLVTIIGNILVMVSIKVNRHLQTVNNYFLFSLACADLIIGIFSMNLYTLYTVIGYWPLGPVVCDLWLALDYVVSNASVMNLLIISFDRYFCVTKPLTYPVKRTTKMAGMMIAAAWVLSFILWAPAILFWQFIVGGRTVPDKDCYIQFFSNPAVTFGTAIAAFYLPVIIMTVLYWQISRASKSRIKKGKKEAAQNQDPVSPSLVQGKIVKPNNNNIPTSSDGLEHNKVQNGKTTGESVMENCVQGEEKDSSNDSTSVSVVPSNTKEDEAAKDASQISASQDHLKVENSKLTCIRIVTKSQKGDCCAPTNTTVEIVGTNGDEKQNSVARKIVKMTKQPAKKKPPPSREKKVTRTILAILLAFIITWTPYNVMVLINSFCASCIPGTVWTIGYWLCYINSTINPACYALCNATFKKTFKHLLMCHYKNIGATR; encoded by the coding sequence atgaatAACTCAACGTACATAAACTCTTCCTCTGAAAATGTAATAGCTCTGGAGAGCCCCTATAAAACTATTGAGGTGGTCTTCATCGTCTTGGTGGCAGGGTCTCTCAGCTTAGTTACCATAATTGGGAACATCCTGGTCATGGTGTCAATCAAAGTCAACAGGCACCTGCAGACTGTCAACAACTATTTCCTGTTCAGCTTGGCCTGTGCTGATTTGATCATAGGCATCTTTTCCATGAACCTATATACCCTCTACACTGTGATAGGCTACTGGCCCTTGGGGCCTGTGGTATGTGACCTCTGGCTGGCGCTTGATTATGTGGTCAGCAACGCCTCTGTGATGAACCTCCTTATCATCAGCTTTGACAGATACTTTTGTGTCACCAAGCCTCTGACATACCCTGTAAAGCGGACCACTAAGATGGCAGGCATGATGATTGCAGCTGCATGGGTTCTCTCCTTCATCCTGTGGGCCCCTGCAATTCTCTTCTGGCAGTTCATTGTAGGCGGAAGGACTGTTCCCGACAAGGATTGCTACATCCAGTTTTTTTCCAATCCTGCTGTCACTTTTGGCACTGCCATTGCAGCTTTCTATTTACCTGTTATAATCATGACTGTTCTTTACTGGCAAATCTCTCGAGCCAGCAAGAGTCGgataaagaaagggaaaaaggaagctGCCCAAAACCAGGATCCAGTTTCCCCCAGCCTTGTCCAAGGTAAAATAGtgaaaccaaacaacaacaacatccCAACTAGTTCAGATGGGCTGGAACATAACAAAGTTCAGAATGGAAAAACCACTGGAGAGAGTGTGATGGAAAACTGTGTGCAAGGGGAGGAGAAGGACAGCTCCAATGACTCCACCTCAGTGAGTGTGGTTCCTTCCAATACAAAAGAGGATGAAGCTGCCAAAGATGCCAGCCAGATTTCTGCCTCTCAAGACCATCTCAAAGTAGAGAACTCCAAGCTGACATGCATCAGGATAGTTACCAAGTCCCAGAAGGGTGACTGCTGTGCTCCCACCAACACTACAGTGGAGATTGTAGGCACCAATGGGGATGAGAAGCAGAACAGTGTAGCCCGGAAAATAGTCAAGATGACGAAGCAGCCAGCCAAAAAGAAACCACCACCTTCTAGAGAGAAAAAAGTGACAAGGACCATTCTAGCCATCCTCCTAGCCTTCATCATCACCTGGACCCCATACAATGTTATGGTGCTCATCAACAGCTTCTGTGCATCCTGCATCCCTGGTACTGTATGGACCATAGGTTATTGGCTCTGTTACATCAACAGCACCATCAACCCTGCTTGTTATGCGCTCTGCAATGCCACATTCAAGAAGACCTTTAAGCACCTTCTTATGTGCCATTACAAGAATATTGGAGCAacaaggtaa